The following coding sequences are from one Gossypium hirsutum isolate 1008001.06 chromosome A12, Gossypium_hirsutum_v2.1, whole genome shotgun sequence window:
- the LOC107948190 gene encoding CMP-sialic acid transporter 1 isoform X2 — MTTDWKSVRLFPIPSVIYLIHNNVQFATLMYVDTSTYQIMGNLKIVTTGILFRLFLKKKLSNLQWMAIVLLAVGTTTSQVKGCGEASCDSLFSAPIQGYMLGILSACLSALAGVYTEFLMKKNNDSLYWQNLQLYTFGSIFNMARLVVDDFRGGFEKGPWWQRLFNGYSITTWLVVLNLGSTGLLVSWLMKYADNIVKVYSTSMAMLLTMVLSVFLFSFKPTLQLFLGIIVCMMSLHMYFAPPHMLVDIPPAIKSDPESLVNVLVDRKTDS; from the exons ATGACAACGGATTGGAAGAGTGTTAGATTGTTTCCTATTCCTTCAGTTATTTACTTGATCCATAATAATGTACAGTTTGCTACTCTTATGTATGTTGATACATCGACGTATCAGATAATGGGTAATTTGAAGATTGTCACTACTGGGATTTTGTTCAG gttgtttcttAAGAAGAAGCTTTCAAATCTACAATGGATGGCGATTGTTCTATTGGCTGTCGGAACAACGACAAGTCAG GTCAAAGGATGTGGAGAGGCTTCGTGTGACTCCCTGTTCTCAGCACCAATTCAAGGATACATGTTAGGAATTTTGTCTGCTTGTCTTTCGGCATTGGCTGGTGTTTATACTGAGTTCCTGATGAAGAAGAACAACGACAGCTTATACTGGCAGAACCTACAGTTGTACAC TTTTGGTTCAATCTTCAATATGGCACGGCTTGTAGTGGATGATTTCAGAGGTGGATTTGAGAAAGGACCTTGGTGGCAACGGCTGTTTAATGGGTACAGCATCACAACCTGGTTGGTCGTGCTAAATCTAGGTTCTACCGGGCTTTTGGTTTCATGGTTAATGAAATATGCTGACAATATAGTCAAG GTATATTCCACATCGATGGCCATGCTATTGACAATGGTTCTGTCTGTGTTCCTCTTCAGTTTCAAGCCAACACTTCAG CTTTTCTTGGGAATCATTGTTTGTATGATGTCACTACATATGTACTTCGCCCCTCCCCATATGCTCGTAGACATCCCGCCAGCAATCAAATCCGATCCAGAGAGCCTCGTCAATGTTCTGGTCGATCGTAAAACAGATTCATGA
- the LOC107948190 gene encoding CMP-sialic acid transporter 1 isoform X1 has product MKWYLVASLLTILTSSQGILTTLSQTNGKYKYDYATIPFLAEVFKLIVSSVFLWRERKKSPPPKMTTDWKSVRLFPIPSVIYLIHNNVQFATLMYVDTSTYQIMGNLKIVTTGILFRLFLKKKLSNLQWMAIVLLAVGTTTSQVKGCGEASCDSLFSAPIQGYMLGILSACLSALAGVYTEFLMKKNNDSLYWQNLQLYTFGSIFNMARLVVDDFRGGFEKGPWWQRLFNGYSITTWLVVLNLGSTGLLVSWLMKYADNIVKVYSTSMAMLLTMVLSVFLFSFKPTLQLFLGIIVCMMSLHMYFAPPHMLVDIPPAIKSDPESLVNVLVDRKTDS; this is encoded by the exons ATGAAGTGGTACTTAGTAGCTTCTCTTCTCACCATCCTCACCAGTTCTCAG GGGATCTTAACAACTCTATCACAAACCAATGGCAAATATAAATACGATTACGCCACCATCCCTTTCCTTGCTGAGGTCTTTAAG cttATCGTATCAAGTGTTTTTCTATGGAGAGAACGAAAGAAATCGCCGCCGCCGAAAATGACAACGGATTGGAAGAGTGTTAGATTGTTTCCTATTCCTTCAGTTATTTACTTGATCCATAATAATGTACAGTTTGCTACTCTTATGTATGTTGATACATCGACGTATCAGATAATGGGTAATTTGAAGATTGTCACTACTGGGATTTTGTTCAG gttgtttcttAAGAAGAAGCTTTCAAATCTACAATGGATGGCGATTGTTCTATTGGCTGTCGGAACAACGACAAGTCAG GTCAAAGGATGTGGAGAGGCTTCGTGTGACTCCCTGTTCTCAGCACCAATTCAAGGATACATGTTAGGAATTTTGTCTGCTTGTCTTTCGGCATTGGCTGGTGTTTATACTGAGTTCCTGATGAAGAAGAACAACGACAGCTTATACTGGCAGAACCTACAGTTGTACAC TTTTGGTTCAATCTTCAATATGGCACGGCTTGTAGTGGATGATTTCAGAGGTGGATTTGAGAAAGGACCTTGGTGGCAACGGCTGTTTAATGGGTACAGCATCACAACCTGGTTGGTCGTGCTAAATCTAGGTTCTACCGGGCTTTTGGTTTCATGGTTAATGAAATATGCTGACAATATAGTCAAG GTATATTCCACATCGATGGCCATGCTATTGACAATGGTTCTGTCTGTGTTCCTCTTCAGTTTCAAGCCAACACTTCAG CTTTTCTTGGGAATCATTGTTTGTATGATGTCACTACATATGTACTTCGCCCCTCCCCATATGCTCGTAGACATCCCGCCAGCAATCAAATCCGATCCAGAGAGCCTCGTCAATGTTCTGGTCGATCGTAAAACAGATTCATGA